CATCGAGCGCTATCTGGCCGGCGGCCACGTCGACGGGGCGCTCGCCTTCTCGCTGCACACCGACGACCCGCTGCCCGCGATCACCCGCCGCATCGGGATGCCCACGGTCTACGGCGGCCGACCGGGCTGGACCGCCGGATCCGGGGAGCACGGCGGTGTCGCGTACGTCGACGCGGACAACCGCGGGGGCGCCCGCGAGGCCGTACGGTACCTGCTGGAGCAGGGTCGGCAGCGGATCGCGCACATCGCCGGCCCGCTGGACCAGACCTCGGCGGTGGACCGGCTCGACGGCTACCGGGACGTCCTGCTCGACGCCGATCCGGCGCTGATCGCGGAGGGGGACTTCACCGCGGAGGGCGGGGCCCGCGCGATGGCAGGGCTGCTGGAGCGCTGCCCGGACCTCGACGCGGTGTTCGCGGCGAACGACCTGATGGCGACGGGGGCCCTGCGGGTGCTGCGGGAGCGCGGCCTCGCGGTGCCCGGGGACGTGGCGCTGGTCGGCTTCGACGATGCCGAACCGGTCGCGGAGAGCGCCGATCCGCCGCTGACGACCGTGCGCCAGGACATCGAGGGCATGGGGCATCTGATGGCCCGCTTGCTGCTGCGCACCCTGAACAAGGTCCAGGGCGAGCGCGGGGTACCCGCCTCGGTGGTCACTCCGACGGCGCTGGTGCGGCGCGCCTCCGCGTGATCCGCCCGATCCCTCCCGTCCGCCCGGTCCGTCGGGCCGGCGCGGCGTGAACTCGTCGTGCCGCAGGGAAGATTGTGGACGAAGGCGTGCTGTTGTGCGTACAACTCTTGACGGGGCCCGGGCTGCGGGTGCACGCTCCAGTCGCGCTCTGAGAGCGCTCTCAACGCTGGCGCACTCCCACCCCCGCACCCTGCCCGTCCAGGCCAAGGAGGCCGCCCCATGTCCATCCCCCGAACCACCCCCAGAGCCATGGTCCGACTCGGCGCC
The Streptomyces sp. NBC_01296 DNA segment above includes these coding regions:
- a CDS encoding LacI family DNA-binding transcriptional regulator, encoding MPEQLPGRRPTLEAVAERAGVSRATASRVVNGGEGVRAHLVEKVREAVRELGYVPNPAARTLVTRRTGAVAVIIAEPEIRIFSDPFFSRQIRGISKELTAHDTQLVLLLVEDRGDYDRIERYLAGGHVDGALAFSLHTDDPLPAITRRIGMPTVYGGRPGWTAGSGEHGGVAYVDADNRGGAREAVRYLLEQGRQRIAHIAGPLDQTSAVDRLDGYRDVLLDADPALIAEGDFTAEGGARAMAGLLERCPDLDAVFAANDLMATGALRVLRERGLAVPGDVALVGFDDAEPVAESADPPLTTVRQDIEGMGHLMARLLLRTLNKVQGERGVPASVVTPTALVRRASA